A single window of Streptomyces sp. NBC_00464 DNA harbors:
- a CDS encoding TIGR02678 family protein — MSTLANQLASAEREEVARAIRLLLARPLLTEAADPTGFDLVRRRRDPLARWFDYTCGWNLIVEPRRGYARLAKVRADPDGSRPARRARSGRAPFDRRRYVLLCVTAAELLSMPMTTIGMLADRVVQATAADRALAGFDPVHRPERMAFVDVLKLLESYDVLRAVDGTTETYVDSAEAKVLYRVDNTLLMRLPAAPVGASRLAVPSEEVPARFEDLLAGLVRERRYGGAPADGTADDAHAETAATTDAQRNLRLRHSVLRRVFDDPVLYRADLADDELAYATSLTGRQILRRSVEQAGFLLEERAEGFLLVDPDAIASDVRFPDDTSTARVAALLLLAPLCATPAGLLPEQLAEAGAELLRRFPGWAKAYQSEEGPARLADDAVRILLDVGLAGRARDRVVARPAAYRYRLTETTGPAPKNHPAGTTAVGDGEGDMQ, encoded by the coding sequence ATGAGCACCCTCGCCAACCAACTGGCCTCCGCCGAAAGAGAAGAGGTCGCCCGCGCCATCCGCCTCCTTCTGGCCCGCCCGCTGCTCACCGAGGCAGCCGACCCGACCGGATTCGACCTGGTGCGCCGCCGCCGTGACCCGCTGGCCCGGTGGTTCGACTACACCTGCGGCTGGAATCTGATCGTGGAACCCCGCCGGGGCTACGCCCGTCTCGCCAAGGTCCGCGCCGACCCCGACGGCTCCCGTCCCGCCCGCCGGGCACGATCCGGCCGGGCCCCGTTCGATCGCCGCCGGTACGTCTTGCTGTGTGTGACCGCCGCCGAGCTGCTGTCGATGCCGATGACGACCATCGGCATGCTCGCCGACCGCGTCGTCCAGGCCACGGCGGCCGACCGCGCGCTGGCGGGGTTCGACCCGGTCCACCGGCCGGAGCGCATGGCGTTCGTCGACGTCCTGAAGTTGCTGGAGTCGTACGACGTGCTGCGTGCCGTGGACGGCACGACCGAGACGTACGTCGACTCCGCGGAGGCGAAGGTCCTCTACCGCGTGGACAACACGCTGCTGATGCGGCTGCCCGCCGCTCCGGTCGGTGCCTCCCGGCTCGCCGTGCCCTCGGAGGAGGTGCCCGCGCGGTTCGAGGACCTCCTCGCCGGCCTGGTCAGGGAGCGCCGCTACGGCGGCGCTCCCGCCGACGGGACGGCCGACGACGCGCATGCCGAGACCGCCGCGACCACGGACGCCCAGCGCAATCTGCGGCTGCGCCACTCGGTGCTGCGCCGCGTCTTCGATGACCCCGTGCTCTACCGGGCCGACCTCGCCGACGACGAACTTGCGTACGCCACCTCCCTGACCGGGCGCCAGATTCTGCGCCGCTCGGTCGAACAGGCCGGTTTCCTCTTGGAGGAACGGGCGGAGGGCTTCCTGCTTGTCGACCCGGACGCCATCGCCAGCGACGTCCGCTTCCCTGACGACACCTCCACCGCCCGAGTCGCCGCGCTGCTCCTCCTTGCACCACTCTGCGCCACGCCCGCGGGCCTGCTGCCCGAGCAGCTGGCCGAGGCCGGAGCGGAGCTGCTGCGCCGCTTCCCGGGCTGGGCCAAGGCGTACCAGTCGGAGGAAGGCCCGGCCCGCCTTGCCGACGACGCCGTACGAATCCTGCTCGACGTCGGCCTGGCAGGCAGGGCCCGAGACCGCGTCGTCGCGCGACCGGCCGCGTACCGCTACCGCCTGACGGAGACCACCGGCCCGGCCCCGAAGAACCATCCGGCAGGCACGACCGCCGTCGGCGACGGAGAAGGAGACATGCAGTGA
- a CDS encoding TIGR02680 family protein has product MSVTELPLQRRPEETIEPSPVHETDAARGRWQPHRAGILNVWRYYDETFTFHQGRLLLRGQNGTGKSKALELLLPFLFDASLRPNRLSTFGGSERTMHWNLLGQGASGKTRVGYVWMEFRRVGDDGTEYWFGCGARLHASVHTTTAHADYFTTTARIAHPYGVQLVNDTGQPLTKAALAEALRDRGEVHPSATDYRTTVRRELFAGMGEQRYESLLSALLQLRQPKLSERLDPSLLSTLLSRALPPLGEGEITELAEGFERLDRQREHLDRLDTEVTAAENVASRQRDYARRVLRAGAAALISATTEMDDLTRDARVSAEEYEKAREERASTLALREELERRAHTLDERVEGLRESDAYQKGEELDRLRRETEEQVAAAGELRTVARSAEADAEEDRKHADEVAGHARTRDEHARETADEAHRSARAAGMESIHHEVKTILDAEREAKPLDDGTANAPTRKGSERSDAPGAARRLLRGAVTARREQVADVTDAIDAHDRAVRDRGTAEGLLDEARTRLADAITHRDATAGAWDESLAAQAELLLAWARDCTELRIPDLDELAARAAVEAGVRELVETVARPLDQEITTERAGARTAQQGLEQERDLLDARRRKLSGETDLPPAAPPTRTTVRTAAAGAPLWRLVAFHEDVPLPVQAAVEAALQASGLLDAWVSASEGLTLPGHDTRAEAGLATTAPGPSLLDVLRPEEDIPVPADTVTRILAGIAYGTTLTGGHPAAVSSDGSWRLAPATGTWNKPEPAHIGALARQRAKQREIAELTELIAEKDVSLTTLVDRLRELDARAARLADDRTARPDHRELDARRRDWDRAEEKVAARDDAVRDATEHLAAREGDVAGALRTLSRRAAGHGLPTDRDRLRELARSVERFRDLADTWTDARIDATAAAERARETAAQADRSHRLAEKQAADAAAAEAKAAGMTARLKAVEETVGADYRQIVARVAETRAERDRCRKEARRSAELLMGLEGRIGELRATSGQDAERREKAVEARDCAAQRFRHLCLVGLAEDAGVTSEPDVGDGTKVTLEAARAMAARWPRIPHAPRHLGDAATRLSEVVHEARRHLGVRADLELEPDDNVQLFTATLEGVRVGAAGLLTTLTQERDRSRDDISTAERRLFDQILTGDIRRHLAARIRRAGELVAHMNGHLERVRTASNVAVQLVWDVRPDLPDSTRTARQLLLKDPGRVTESDREALHAFFRARIEEAKGSDTAASWEEHLGEVLDYTAWHTFTVRLDRADGNGWQPLTKRLHGALSGGEKAIALHLPLFAAVAAHYEDLPLAPRPILLDEVFVGVDTVNRGQVFALLSALDLDLMITSDHEWGNYRELPGIAVHQLLTDEDDAVTSARFVWNGTGMEEG; this is encoded by the coding sequence GTGAGCGTGACGGAGCTTCCCCTCCAGCGACGGCCCGAGGAGACCATCGAGCCGTCACCCGTTCACGAGACGGACGCCGCCCGCGGACGCTGGCAGCCCCACCGCGCGGGCATCCTCAATGTCTGGCGCTACTACGACGAGACCTTCACCTTCCACCAGGGGCGCCTGCTGCTGCGCGGTCAGAACGGCACCGGCAAGTCCAAGGCCCTGGAACTGCTCCTTCCCTTCCTCTTCGACGCCAGCCTCCGCCCCAACCGCCTCTCCACGTTCGGCGGTTCGGAGCGCACGATGCACTGGAACCTGCTCGGCCAGGGAGCGTCAGGCAAGACCCGCGTGGGGTACGTGTGGATGGAGTTCCGCCGCGTCGGAGACGACGGCACCGAGTACTGGTTCGGCTGCGGAGCCCGCCTGCACGCGAGCGTGCACACCACCACGGCGCACGCCGACTACTTCACCACCACCGCCCGGATCGCCCACCCCTACGGCGTCCAGCTTGTTAACGACACCGGTCAGCCCCTGACCAAGGCGGCCCTCGCCGAAGCCCTGCGCGACCGCGGCGAGGTGCACCCGTCGGCGACCGACTACCGCACCACTGTGCGGCGCGAACTCTTCGCCGGCATGGGGGAGCAGCGGTACGAGTCCCTTCTCTCCGCCCTGCTCCAGCTCCGGCAGCCCAAGCTGTCCGAACGGCTCGACCCCTCCCTGCTGTCCACCCTGCTGTCCCGCGCCCTGCCCCCGCTCGGCGAAGGAGAGATCACCGAGCTCGCCGAGGGCTTCGAGCGCCTGGACCGGCAGCGGGAGCACCTCGACCGGCTCGACACCGAGGTGACGGCGGCCGAGAACGTCGCCTCCAGGCAGCGCGACTACGCCCGCCGGGTCCTTCGGGCCGGCGCGGCCGCGCTGATCTCCGCGACCACCGAGATGGATGACCTCACCCGGGACGCCCGCGTCAGCGCCGAGGAGTACGAGAAGGCGCGCGAGGAGCGCGCCTCGACCCTGGCCCTGCGCGAGGAACTGGAACGGCGAGCACACACCCTGGACGAGAGGGTCGAAGGGCTCCGGGAGAGCGACGCCTACCAGAAGGGGGAGGAGCTCGACCGGCTCCGCCGCGAAACCGAGGAACAGGTCGCGGCCGCTGGGGAGCTGCGGACCGTCGCCCGGTCCGCCGAGGCCGACGCGGAGGAGGACCGGAAGCACGCCGACGAGGTCGCGGGACACGCCCGCACACGCGACGAGCACGCCCGGGAGACCGCCGACGAGGCACACCGATCGGCCCGGGCCGCAGGCATGGAGTCCATTCACCACGAGGTGAAGACGATCCTCGACGCGGAACGGGAGGCGAAGCCCCTCGACGACGGGACGGCGAACGCCCCGACCAGGAAGGGGAGCGAGCGGTCCGACGCTCCCGGCGCCGCCCGCCGACTACTCCGGGGCGCGGTCACCGCCCGCCGGGAGCAGGTCGCCGACGTCACCGACGCGATCGACGCGCACGACCGGGCGGTACGCGACCGGGGCACCGCCGAGGGCCTGCTAGACGAGGCCCGTACCCGGCTCGCGGACGCGATCACCCACCGCGACGCGACTGCCGGCGCCTGGGACGAAAGCCTCGCCGCCCAGGCGGAACTGCTGCTCGCCTGGGCCCGGGACTGCACGGAGCTGCGCATCCCCGACCTAGATGAACTGGCCGCCAGGGCGGCGGTTGAGGCAGGCGTGCGCGAGCTGGTCGAAACGGTCGCCCGACCGCTGGATCAGGAGATCACCACGGAGCGGGCCGGAGCCCGCACCGCACAACAGGGCTTGGAGCAGGAACGGGACCTGCTCGACGCACGCAGGCGCAAGCTCAGCGGCGAGACCGATCTCCCACCCGCCGCTCCGCCGACCCGCACCACCGTCCGTACGGCCGCGGCGGGTGCGCCGCTGTGGCGGCTGGTCGCCTTCCACGAGGACGTCCCGCTTCCCGTACAGGCCGCGGTGGAAGCGGCACTGCAGGCGTCGGGCCTCCTGGACGCCTGGGTCAGCGCATCCGAAGGGCTCACCCTCCCCGGGCACGACACACGCGCCGAGGCCGGCCTCGCCACGACCGCCCCCGGCCCCAGCCTGCTGGACGTGCTGAGGCCCGAGGAGGACATCCCCGTACCGGCCGACACGGTGACCCGCATCCTCGCTGGCATCGCGTACGGAACCACCCTGACCGGCGGGCACCCCGCGGCCGTCTCCTCCGACGGCTCCTGGCGCCTCGCGCCGGCCACCGGCACCTGGAACAAGCCGGAGCCCGCCCACATCGGCGCTCTCGCCCGGCAACGGGCCAAGCAGCGTGAGATCGCCGAACTGACCGAGCTGATCGCAGAGAAGGACGTCTCCCTGACCACCCTCGTCGACCGGCTGCGGGAACTCGACGCCCGTGCCGCCCGGCTTGCAGACGACCGCACCGCCCGGCCCGACCACCGCGAACTCGACGCCCGCCGACGGGACTGGGACCGGGCCGAGGAGAAGGTGGCCGCCCGGGACGACGCCGTGCGCGACGCGACCGAGCATCTGGCCGCCCGCGAGGGTGACGTGGCCGGCGCGCTGCGGACGCTGAGCCGCCGTGCCGCCGGCCACGGACTGCCCACCGACCGCGACCGGCTGCGGGAGCTCGCCCGCAGCGTCGAGCGGTTCCGCGACCTCGCCGACACCTGGACGGATGCCCGTATCGACGCGACCGCAGCCGCCGAAAGGGCCAGAGAGACGGCCGCACAGGCGGACCGGTCACACCGTCTCGCCGAGAAGCAGGCCGCCGACGCGGCCGCCGCTGAGGCGAAGGCGGCCGGCATGACGGCACGCCTGAAGGCGGTGGAGGAGACGGTCGGCGCGGACTACCGGCAGATCGTCGCGCGCGTCGCGGAGACCCGCGCCGAACGCGACCGCTGCCGCAAGGAGGCCCGCCGGTCGGCCGAGCTCCTCATGGGCCTGGAAGGCCGCATCGGAGAGCTGAGGGCCACCAGCGGCCAGGATGCCGAACGGCGGGAGAAGGCCGTCGAGGCCCGCGACTGCGCGGCGCAGCGGTTCCGGCACCTGTGCCTGGTCGGTCTGGCCGAGGACGCGGGCGTCACATCCGAACCCGACGTAGGCGACGGCACCAAGGTCACGCTTGAGGCCGCCCGCGCCATGGCGGCGCGGTGGCCCCGGATCCCGCATGCCCCGCGCCACCTCGGCGACGCAGCCACTCGCCTTTCCGAGGTCGTCCACGAGGCCCGTCGGCACTTGGGCGTCCGTGCCGACCTGGAGCTGGAGCCCGACGACAACGTCCAGCTCTTTACCGCCACCCTGGAGGGCGTTCGCGTCGGGGCGGCCGGCCTGCTCACCACACTCACCCAGGAGCGCGACCGCAGCCGCGACGACATCAGCACCGCCGAACGGCGCCTCTTCGACCAGATCCTCACCGGTGACATCCGCCGCCACCTCGCCGCCCGCATCCGCCGTGCCGGCGAACTCGTCGCGCACATGAATGGCCACCTGGAGCGGGTCCGTACCGCCTCCAACGTGGCCGTCCAGCTCGTCTGGGACGTCCGTCCGGACCTGCCTGACAGCACCCGGACCGCCCGCCAGCTGCTCCTGAAGGACCCCGGCCGGGTCACCGAGTCCGACCGGGAGGCCCTGCACGCCTTCTTCCGCGCCCGCATTGAGGAGGCCAAGGGCAGTGACACGGCCGCGAGCTGGGAGGAGCACCTCGGAGAGGTGCTCGACTACACCGCCTGGCACACCTTCACCGTCCGCCTCGACCGGGCGGACGGCAACGGCTGGCAGCCCTTGACCAAGCGGCTGCACGGCGCGCTCTCCGGCGGGGAGAAGGCCATCGCACTGCACCTGCCCCTGTTCGCCGCCGTCGCCGCCCACTACGAGGACCTGCCCCTGGCCCCCCGCCCGATCCTCCTCGACGAGGTCTTCGTCGGCGTCGACACCGTCAACCGCGGACAGGTCTTCGCCCTGCTGTCCGCACTCGACCTGGACCTCATGATCACCTCCGACCACGAGTGGGGGAACTACCGGGAGCTGCCCGGCATCGCCGTCCACCAACTCCTGACGGACGAAGACGACGCCGTCACCAGCGCGCGCTTCGTCTGGAACGGCACCGGAATGGAGGAAGGATGA
- a CDS encoding TIGR02679 family protein codes for MTLRDHPVAGGTTSREHLASGDATLHRPELNPVWQTVHDRLSSGRPVTRVRLGLLDETQREALADLLGLDRLPDSRPSVALARLEEAVTELSGRTVREVVAELIGPLGDRAGERRRQEDERAGLWTWLAGHHTVRAQPVLADWAASCRAAGLVGGSAERTRTLLTDALKVLAELPGQAEPLPVFAARVLNGHAHALDDGTPLSTLVLRALATLYDIAPPQSAAERRALWSRAGVADDELSATVVAGGLRPVGDGLLARVARLCTEAGQAASLTLAQVRNPGQLTLPAAPASSVVHVVENPSILALALRRFGPHCPPLVCTSGWPNSAAVQLLRLLADQGAVLRYHGDFDGEGIRIAAYVLEKTRAHPWRMTAADYRSAVVSNEYGPQPGRITGAPWDPELAEAMAEHDIAVVEELVADGLLDDLAAAARQEHPSGYS; via the coding sequence ATGACCTTGCGAGACCACCCTGTGGCTGGCGGGACTACCTCTCGGGAGCACCTCGCGTCGGGCGACGCAACTCTCCACCGCCCCGAACTCAACCCCGTCTGGCAGACGGTCCACGACCGTCTCTCCTCCGGCCGCCCCGTCACACGCGTACGCCTCGGACTGCTGGACGAGACCCAGCGCGAAGCCCTCGCAGACCTCCTCGGCCTGGACCGCCTGCCGGATTCCCGACCCTCCGTCGCCCTGGCCCGCCTGGAGGAGGCCGTCACCGAACTCTCCGGCCGCACCGTACGAGAAGTCGTCGCCGAACTCATCGGCCCACTTGGCGACAGAGCCGGTGAACGCCGCCGCCAGGAGGACGAACGCGCCGGTCTGTGGACCTGGCTGGCTGGTCACCACACGGTACGGGCTCAGCCGGTGCTCGCCGACTGGGCTGCGTCCTGTCGAGCCGCAGGCCTGGTCGGCGGCTCGGCGGAACGCACCCGTACGCTGCTCACCGACGCGCTCAAGGTACTCGCCGAACTACCTGGCCAGGCCGAACCCCTGCCCGTCTTCGCCGCCCGAGTCCTGAACGGCCACGCGCACGCTCTCGACGACGGGACACCTCTCTCCACCCTCGTCCTGCGTGCCCTGGCGACTCTGTACGACATTGCTCCACCGCAGTCCGCAGCGGAACGGCGCGCCCTGTGGTCCCGCGCCGGCGTCGCAGACGACGAGCTGTCCGCCACTGTCGTCGCCGGCGGACTGCGCCCTGTCGGCGACGGCCTTCTCGCCCGTGTGGCCCGTCTGTGCACCGAGGCTGGTCAGGCAGCCAGTCTGACGCTCGCCCAGGTCAGGAACCCGGGCCAGCTCACGCTGCCCGCCGCCCCTGCCTCATCCGTCGTCCACGTCGTGGAGAACCCCAGCATCTTGGCCCTCGCCCTCCGTCGCTTCGGCCCCCACTGCCCGCCGCTTGTCTGCACGTCTGGCTGGCCCAACAGTGCGGCTGTCCAGCTCCTGCGCCTACTCGCGGACCAAGGCGCCGTTCTCCGTTACCACGGTGACTTCGATGGCGAGGGCATCCGCATTGCCGCATACGTCCTGGAGAAGACAAGGGCGCACCCCTGGCGTATGACGGCGGCAGACTACCGATCCGCGGTTGTCTCCAATGAGTACGGTCCTCAACCTGGGCGCATCACCGGAGCGCCGTGGGATCCCGAGTTGGCCGAAGCCATGGCGGAGCACGACATCGCCGTGGTCGAGGAGCTGGTAGCCGACGGGCTATTGGATGATCTCGCTGCTGCGGCTCGCCAGGAGCACCCCTCTGGCTATTCGTAA
- a CDS encoding tetratricopeptide repeat protein: protein MKALKLQDKKDYLLGLHTAAEAPSSRNLTAEAPAPLGLSIAELDDAFAVEHLEVHRSIDPGQPTLSALTPYISRGHDVWLADNALKAQTSSRMAVLVGDSSTGKTRALHALLKRKQFAEWRLRQPYDSEGFLAVYHRGEIEPRTVLWMNESQRFLDGPRGEETARALLALLADQTVKPVLILGTLWREIHATLTVRPVREGLDPHAHARSVLDGRCREVPEKFDDDDMAQLARLAQEDRRLALAMEHGGRQIPQFLAGAQELVRRFETAPTGAKAVIRAAMDARRLGHGLLIGDAFLRAAAPGYLTDQQWQLLGENWFEEALQYAGKECKGVPGPLTPHKPRPGEASPSGAVYRLADYLEQYARDTFRYDMAPTGFWTAAVHTVTSPPDLVALAGSAEARLLLGHSARLYRAAAQAGLPHGWVHLGKLHARAGDSDGATHFFQTAADTGEFRGHLELAHMHTKAGDTSTALRLYQAAARIAAATADPSEADLLVMTLADPLARAGDFEGAEELCRALIALGGDHQWLWSYAARLRLSAGDREGAEPHAREAARRGDGNAMLKLVDEWRSAGDAARADRLYDEVIDLSTPLNLGELASSLEKESPGQAEHLYRIIDEREGNGATALWIRAVRLLEAGDRSEAERLFHASVDAGDPAGLYSLGSLRLDAEDWGGAEQYALRAIAEAGSILLLNELDLAYRDTGQTDRLRALYQQLIEAGHSEALTGLVRLLDEAGEHAKADRLAFRSIAAGESVVLWMLSRPDNPRHQRLLQYGLEPDGSIADPWW, encoded by the coding sequence ATGAAGGCCCTCAAGCTCCAGGACAAGAAGGACTACTTGCTGGGTCTGCACACGGCTGCCGAAGCCCCGAGTTCCAGAAACCTCACGGCCGAAGCACCCGCGCCGCTCGGCCTGTCCATCGCGGAACTGGACGACGCCTTCGCGGTGGAGCATCTGGAGGTCCACCGCAGCATCGACCCGGGTCAGCCGACCCTGAGCGCGCTCACCCCGTACATCAGCCGTGGCCACGACGTCTGGCTCGCCGACAATGCCTTGAAGGCGCAGACCTCAAGTCGCATGGCGGTGCTGGTCGGGGACTCGTCGACGGGCAAGACCCGAGCCCTGCATGCACTTTTGAAGCGCAAGCAGTTCGCCGAGTGGCGACTGCGGCAGCCCTACGACTCAGAGGGATTCCTCGCGGTGTATCACCGGGGCGAGATCGAGCCTCGGACGGTGCTGTGGATGAACGAGTCCCAGCGCTTTCTGGATGGTCCACGAGGAGAGGAAACCGCACGTGCGCTTCTGGCCCTACTGGCTGACCAGACAGTCAAGCCCGTGCTCATACTCGGGACCTTGTGGCGCGAAATCCACGCCACTCTGACGGTGCGGCCGGTACGCGAGGGGCTCGATCCCCATGCGCATGCGCGCAGCGTCCTGGACGGTCGCTGTCGCGAGGTGCCCGAGAAGTTCGACGACGACGACATGGCGCAACTGGCCCGGCTCGCGCAAGAGGACCGGCGCCTAGCCCTCGCTATGGAGCACGGGGGACGACAGATCCCCCAGTTCCTCGCCGGCGCCCAGGAACTCGTACGGCGTTTCGAGACCGCGCCGACCGGCGCCAAAGCGGTGATCCGGGCGGCCATGGACGCACGGCGTCTCGGGCATGGCCTGCTGATCGGCGATGCGTTCCTGCGAGCCGCTGCTCCCGGCTATCTCACCGATCAGCAGTGGCAGTTACTGGGTGAGAATTGGTTCGAGGAAGCACTCCAGTACGCAGGGAAGGAGTGCAAGGGAGTCCCCGGCCCCCTCACGCCTCACAAGCCCCGCCCCGGGGAGGCATCGCCGTCGGGCGCGGTCTACCGGCTCGCCGACTACCTGGAGCAGTATGCCCGGGACACCTTCCGCTACGACATGGCTCCGACCGGTTTCTGGACCGCCGCTGTGCACACCGTGACCAGTCCGCCCGATCTCGTCGCACTCGCCGGCTCTGCCGAAGCCCGGCTCCTTCTGGGCCACTCGGCACGGCTCTACCGTGCCGCTGCGCAGGCCGGGCTGCCTCACGGCTGGGTCCACCTCGGCAAACTGCACGCACGAGCGGGCGACTCCGACGGGGCCACCCACTTCTTCCAGACCGCAGCCGATACCGGGGAGTTCCGCGGTCACCTGGAACTGGCCCATATGCACACGAAGGCCGGAGACACCTCCACGGCTCTGCGCCTCTACCAAGCCGCGGCACGGATCGCGGCGGCCACTGCCGATCCCTCCGAAGCCGACCTTCTCGTGATGACTCTGGCTGATCCCCTCGCCAGGGCGGGAGACTTCGAGGGAGCGGAGGAGCTGTGCCGTGCCTTGATCGCCCTCGGCGGTGACCACCAATGGCTGTGGTCCTATGCGGCGAGACTGCGCCTGAGTGCCGGAGACCGGGAGGGGGCCGAACCACACGCGCGGGAAGCGGCTCGCAGGGGTGACGGCAACGCGATGCTCAAGCTCGTCGACGAATGGCGGTCGGCCGGAGACGCGGCCCGAGCTGATCGTCTGTACGACGAGGTGATCGACCTCAGTACCCCGTTGAATCTGGGGGAATTGGCTTCCTCGCTCGAGAAGGAGAGCCCGGGGCAGGCTGAACACCTGTATCGCATCATCGACGAGCGAGAGGGCAACGGTGCCACAGCCTTGTGGATCAGAGCTGTCCGCCTCCTTGAAGCCGGGGACCGCTCCGAGGCCGAACGGCTCTTCCATGCCTCGGTCGACGCCGGGGACCCAGCTGGGCTGTACAGCCTGGGCAGCTTGCGCCTGGACGCCGAGGACTGGGGCGGAGCCGAGCAGTACGCGTTGCGTGCCATCGCCGAGGCGGGCAGCATTCTGCTCCTGAACGAACTGGACCTGGCGTACCGCGACACCGGTCAGACTGACCGACTCCGCGCGCTGTACCAGCAACTCATCGAGGCTGGTCACTCCGAGGCTCTCACGGGCCTCGTCCGGCTATTGGACGAGGCCGGTGAACATGCCAAAGCCGACCGCCTCGCGTTCAGATCGATCGCCGCGGGTGAATCGGTAGTGCTCTGGATGCTGAGCCGACCCGACAACCCGCGCCACCAACGGTTGCTCCAGTACGGACTTGAGCCCGACGGCAGTATCGCCGACCCGTGGTGGTGA